A window from Heteronotia binoei isolate CCM8104 ecotype False Entrance Well chromosome 15, APGP_CSIRO_Hbin_v1, whole genome shotgun sequence encodes these proteins:
- the LOC132583562 gene encoding olfactory receptor 10A2-like codes for MVWSNQTGIKEFNLLGFSNLRQLQIILFVVFFLIYVVTLMGNSVIILITKIDTALHSPMYFFLQNLAFAEVGFVTLIVPKMLVNLLVEKKTISWSGCRAQIFGVVYFVTMECFLFIAMAYDRFVAICNPLRYTVIMNRKFCMFLVIAVWTSGFPVGTLQVTWLFSFPFCGSLIVPHFFCDGPPILHLVCGNTSNFELYSLIGTLLIILCPFLLLLVSYTHIINTIFKMPSAEGRWKAFSTCSSHIIVATLFYGSTSLTHFQPKSSYSPGTRQLLSLSYTVLTPMLNPLIYSLRNKEMKAALNRLLSWKIKCIGMSKSFQISKL; via the coding sequence ATGGTCTGGTCAAATCAAACTGGGATAAAAGAATTTAATCTTTTGGGGTTCTCTAACCTAAGACAGCTCCAGATTATCCTCTTTGTTGTGTTTTTTCTTATCTATGTGGTGACTTTGATGGGTAATTCTGTTATCATCTTAATAACAAAAATAGACACTGCCTTGCACAGCCCTATGTACTTCTTCCTTCAAAATCTTGCTTTTGCAGAGGTTGGCTTCGTAACACTTATTGTCCCAAAAATGCTCGTGAACCTTCTTGTAGAGAAAAAGACCATTTCCTGGTCAGGATGCAGGGCACAGATTTTTGGTGTTGTTTACTTTGTCACCATGGAGTGTTTCCTATTCATTGCCATGGCTTATGACCGCTTTGTGGCCATATGCAATCCTCTAAGGTACACTGTCATAATGAATAGGAAGTTCTGTATGTTTCTGGTAATAGCAGTGTGGACCTCAGGATTCCCTGTTGGGACACTGCAGGTTACATGGCTGTTTAGTTTCCCATTCTGTGGATCCCTTATAGTTCCCCATTTCTTCTGTGATGGTCCACCAATTCTACACTTGGTCTGTGGAAACACTTCCAACTTTGAACTTTATTCTCTTATAGGTACTCTTCTAATTATATTGTGTCCTTTCTTACTGCTTCTGGTCTCTTATACTCATATTATCAACACGATCTTCAAAATGCCTTCTGCTGAAGGACGATGGAAAGCCTTTTCCACTTGCTCTTCACATATCATTGTAGCGACTCTGTTTTATGGCTCAACTAGTCTGACTCATTTTCAACCTAAATCAAGCTATTCCCCAGGAACCAGAcagttactttctctctcttacaCTGTTTTAACACCCATGCTGAACCCTCTTATCTATAGCTTGAGGAACAAGGAAATGAAGGCTGCCTTGAATCGGTTGCTGAGTTGGAAAATAAAATGTATTGGGATGTCCAAGAGCTTTCAAATCtcaaaactttaa